In the Sarcophilus harrisii chromosome 1, mSarHar1.11, whole genome shotgun sequence genome, one interval contains:
- the PDCD1LG2 gene encoding programmed cell death 1 ligand 2 isoform X1: protein MFFLLSFLIVEMKLHLTTGLFIVTVPKEFYMADYGSNITMECNFDTGGEVDIEALRVTWAKDERKIVNFPSKQEDLEIHSEPTGRRMTLLEDQLSLRKALLHIRDVQIMDAGQYHCLLFYRDAADYKYVTLQVKASYKTINTQVIRVPGNNEMELTCQSQGYPLAVVTWLNISESVNTTYSKTPEGLYNITSVLRLKANTHSNVSCEFWNEAIQESTSAVVNTSGNHCSDQEKIPYRELPLVYIFISTCIIIFVAVFLIFLKLRHNSKVSRRTGVNL, encoded by the exons GTTTATTTATAGTGACTGTTCCCAAGGAGTTTTATATGGCAGACTATGGTAGTAATATCACAATGGAGTGTAACTTTGACACTGGCGGAGAAGTGGACATTGAAGCATTAAGAGTCACTTGGgcaaaggatgaaagaaaaattgtgaatttTCCTAGTAAGCAGGAAGACCTGGAAATTCACAGTGAACCCACTGGAAGAAGAATGACGTTGTTAGAGGACCAGCTGTCCCTCAGGAAGGCCTTGCTTCATATCAGGGATGTCCAAATAATGGATGCCGGCCAGTACCACTGCCTTCTTTTCTATAGGGATGCTGCTGACTACAAGTATGTTACTCTACAAGTAAAAG CTTCCTACAAGACAATAAATACTCAAGTCATCAGAGTCCCAGGAAACAATGAAATGGAGCTTACCTGTCAGTCTCAGGGCTATCCTCTGGCAGTGGTAACCTGGCTAAATATCAGTGAATCTGTGAATACCACCTACTCGAAGACCCCTGAAGGTCTCTATAACATCACCAGTGTCCTAAGGCTAAAAGCAAACACTCATAGCAATGTCAGCTGTGAGTTCTGGAATGAAGCTATTCAAGAAAGTACATCTGCTGTCGTGAACACTTCAGGTAACCATTGTTCAG ATCAAGAGAAAATTCCATATAGAGAATTACCCTtggtttatattttcatttccacCTGCATCATCATTTTTGTGGCGGTattcctgattttccttaaaCTACGACATAACTCAAAGGTTTCTCGCAGAACTG gTGTGAACTTGTGA
- the PDCD1LG2 gene encoding programmed cell death 1 ligand 2 isoform X3, with product MFFLLSFLIVEMKLHLTTGLFIVTVPKEFYMADYGSNITMECNFDTGGEVDIEALRVTWAKDERKIVNFPSKQEDLEIHSEPTGRRMTLLEDQLSLRKALLHIRDVQIMDAGQYHCLLFYRDAADYKYVTLQVKASYKTINTQVIRVPGNNEMELTCQSQGYPLAVVTWLNISESVNTTYSKTPEGLYNITSVLRLKANTHSNVSCEFWNEAIQESTSAVVNTSGVNL from the exons GTTTATTTATAGTGACTGTTCCCAAGGAGTTTTATATGGCAGACTATGGTAGTAATATCACAATGGAGTGTAACTTTGACACTGGCGGAGAAGTGGACATTGAAGCATTAAGAGTCACTTGGgcaaaggatgaaagaaaaattgtgaatttTCCTAGTAAGCAGGAAGACCTGGAAATTCACAGTGAACCCACTGGAAGAAGAATGACGTTGTTAGAGGACCAGCTGTCCCTCAGGAAGGCCTTGCTTCATATCAGGGATGTCCAAATAATGGATGCCGGCCAGTACCACTGCCTTCTTTTCTATAGGGATGCTGCTGACTACAAGTATGTTACTCTACAAGTAAAAG CTTCCTACAAGACAATAAATACTCAAGTCATCAGAGTCCCAGGAAACAATGAAATGGAGCTTACCTGTCAGTCTCAGGGCTATCCTCTGGCAGTGGTAACCTGGCTAAATATCAGTGAATCTGTGAATACCACCTACTCGAAGACCCCTGAAGGTCTCTATAACATCACCAGTGTCCTAAGGCTAAAAGCAAACACTCATAGCAATGTCAGCTGTGAGTTCTGGAATGAAGCTATTCAAGAAAGTACATCTGCTGTCGTGAACACTTCAG gTGTGAACTTGTGA
- the PDCD1LG2 gene encoding programmed cell death 1 ligand 2 isoform X2, with protein MFFLLSFLIVEMKLHLTTGLFIVTVPKEFYMADYGSNITMECNFDTGGEVDIEALRVTWAKDERKIVNFPSKQEDLEIHSEPTGRRMTLLEDQLSLRKALLHIRDVQIMDAGQYHCLLFYRDAADYKYVTLQVKASYKTINTQVIRVPGNNEMELTCQSQGYPLAVVTWLNISESVNTTYSKTPEGLYNITSVLRLKANTHSNVSCEFWNEAIQESTSAVVNTSDQEKIPYRELPLVYIFISTCIIIFVAVFLIFLKLRHNSKVSRRTGVNL; from the exons GTTTATTTATAGTGACTGTTCCCAAGGAGTTTTATATGGCAGACTATGGTAGTAATATCACAATGGAGTGTAACTTTGACACTGGCGGAGAAGTGGACATTGAAGCATTAAGAGTCACTTGGgcaaaggatgaaagaaaaattgtgaatttTCCTAGTAAGCAGGAAGACCTGGAAATTCACAGTGAACCCACTGGAAGAAGAATGACGTTGTTAGAGGACCAGCTGTCCCTCAGGAAGGCCTTGCTTCATATCAGGGATGTCCAAATAATGGATGCCGGCCAGTACCACTGCCTTCTTTTCTATAGGGATGCTGCTGACTACAAGTATGTTACTCTACAAGTAAAAG CTTCCTACAAGACAATAAATACTCAAGTCATCAGAGTCCCAGGAAACAATGAAATGGAGCTTACCTGTCAGTCTCAGGGCTATCCTCTGGCAGTGGTAACCTGGCTAAATATCAGTGAATCTGTGAATACCACCTACTCGAAGACCCCTGAAGGTCTCTATAACATCACCAGTGTCCTAAGGCTAAAAGCAAACACTCATAGCAATGTCAGCTGTGAGTTCTGGAATGAAGCTATTCAAGAAAGTACATCTGCTGTCGTGAACACTTCAG ATCAAGAGAAAATTCCATATAGAGAATTACCCTtggtttatattttcatttccacCTGCATCATCATTTTTGTGGCGGTattcctgattttccttaaaCTACGACATAACTCAAAGGTTTCTCGCAGAACTG gTGTGAACTTGTGA